ATAAAATGTCCAGTGCATTTAAGTATTCAAAGGTTATTCTTGCAGCGTTAGTTTTTCCAGTCCCTGCATTCCCTGTAAATATCATATTTAATGACATATAAGATGTGGGAAGACCCAGTTTTTCTCTTATTTTTTGTACCTTATAATTGTTCTCCACATTTACAATAAATTCTTTAAGACCTTTCATGCCGATTACTGAGTTTAGCTTATATTTTGCCTCTTCAAGAGTTGGAATTAAGTATTCACTTAAATTATAGACTGCATTGTTGTATTTACAGCAAATTTCATTTTCTTCTATATAAAGCAATACTTTTTCTTTTTCTTTTATGTTTTCTTTTGTAATGAAGTTGATGACTGGTTTATATAATTTATATGAAATGTATTCTTTCACATCAAAATATGCACTTTCCATAAAGTTTTCTCTTAAATAAACAAATAGTTCTCCATCTGCTTCTTCACTACGGTTGTCTTCTTTTCCCCATAAAATGTTCATCCCTAAGCTTTCTTGAATGGTGTCTAAAGCTTTAAACACTTCTTTTTTCATAACAAGATATTTCTCTTGGTCCGTTAAACTTTTCGTGTGTAAAGTTTTGTCTGTGTTTGTGAAGATTTCTTCCATATCCATTTTATCTTTTTCTTCTTTTTGATAATTGTAAGTGAATATAAAAAATTTGTTGTGACACACAAATTGATTGATTTTATTGTGGCTCGTGTTATGATGATCTGCTTCTACTAGGAATTTATTTTTATACACATACTCATTATTTAGCATTAAACAAGTATCTGGATATAATTTTGTTAATAAAGCCAAGATTTTTTCATTTGCTTTTTCTATGTTTTTAAAAAGAACTGCGCTAGAGTGACTGTTAAGTTTTTCATATAAATCTGTTAAAAAAGCATCGTACCCTAAGTTAAAGTTATAAGAAGACAAATCTATTTCATCTAAACCGCCTGGGTTGATCAATTCATTTTCTTCTAATAATTTAATTAATAATCTTATGCTTTGCTTTTTAAATGTTCCACCTTCACCTTTTAATAACAATGTACCTTTTTTATTTTCTAATAATTTTTCATACATGTAATTGGTAAGTTGTTGTACAAAATCTTCTTGTCCCACTAAATCGTCATTAAGTTTATCTTTTATATGATTTAACTTTTCTTTTATAGCCTCTTCTTTCATAAATATCTATCCTTTCACTTCCATATGAAGAAATTCTATTGAATTAATATGATTAATTTTTTTATATTGCATTTACTGTATTAGTATTATTTTAAACCAATATTTCCAAAAAAACAATTAACCTAAAGTTATGTAGATTAGATTAACTTAAACACCTTTTTAAATGCAGTGGGAAAAGCATAATTTTCCAATTCACTTCTATTAACCCACAAGATTTCAGGGTAGTCTATTTTTTTAAATGCTTGAGAACTTTCTTTTAAGGTGCACTTATATAGTTTCATATGCCATATTAAGTGGGTGAAAATATGTTTGGCACCTTCTTCAACTTGATTAACATTTACTTTCAAACCAAATGCTTCTTCCATGTAAGCTTCTATATCTACATAAGAGTGTAAGTTTATTCTTTCAGTAACTGGAAATCCCCACAAATTACTCATTAACCCTGTATTGGGTCTTTTAGTAATGAATAATGTCTGATCGACTTCTAGAATGATGACTGCCATTTCTTTGGTTTGTTTCTTGATTTTTTTTAGCTTTACTGGGTACTGATACACTGTTTGATTTGCAAAGGCATGACACCCTTCTTGTACTGGACATTGAGTACATTTAGCATTTTTAGGTGTGCATACTGTTGCTCCTAATTCCATTAACCCTTGATTAAAATCTCTAGGTTCTCCCCCCATTAATCCTTGTACTTCTTCTTCAAATATTTTTTTATTTTTCACTTCTGAAATATTAACGTTTAACGCTCTATATCTTGAAATAACCCGCATTACATTGCCATCAACAGCTGGTTCTTTTTGATTATACGCAATACTTAAAATAGCACCTGCCGTATAGGGTCCAATACCTGGTAACTTCATAAGTTCTTTTTTATTTTTTGGAAAGTCCCCATTATAGTCTTCTACTATTAATTTTGCACATCGTATAAGATTTCTTGCTCTAGAGTAATACCCTAACCCTTCCCATAATTTAAAAATATCGTCTTCATCTGCACTGGATAAATCAAAAATAGTGGGATAGGCTTTAAGAAAACGCTTATAATAATCTACAACAGTAATCACTTGGGTCTGTTGCAACATAATTTCTGAAAGCCACACCGTATAAGGCTGGTAGCTTTCTCTCCAAGGTAATTGTCTTTGTACTTTTTTGTACCATTGAATTAAGTTTGTATAAAAATATTCTGTTTGCATTTTTACTCCTATCTATTCCATATCTTTAGGCCCTGACCGATTACTGCATCATATCTTCAGGTGCCCAATAAGATATTTCTCCTTTTGGCATTGCAACAACACCCCAGCCTTCTTTATAATCTTTATGGTTGGTAACTTCCAATTGCCAACATTCATATTCATCATGGTACCCATTGACTATCAATACTTGTTTATTATCCATAACCATATATAAATCCCTATTGTCATCACTTAAGTATATCTCATCAATAGTTCTTAATGCCAAGGATGCTATTTTTTTTTGATTTTCTATTGAATACCTATATTGGATATAATCTTTTTTTGTTAATGGTTTTTCAGGCACTTGATCTAATATTACATAATCATTTTCAATACAAAGAGAAATTTGACCTTTAATTCTTTTTTTATTTCTTTTTGTAGGAGATAGTAAAATTCTAATACCATAAAACATTTGTCCTTCTATTTTACTTCCAACGCATAAATATTTTAAAATATTTTCTGCGACCTTTTTTTCTTTAATACTTATGTTATTCATCTATGATTCATCCTCTCTACTTCTTGACGTTAGTATATCATTTTTATGATTTCATTTCAGTCAATTATATCAAAAATATTGATGAAATCCATAACTTTATTTTACAACTAAGATAAATAATGTTAAACTTTATTTGAAATCAATTATAAAGGAGAATTATTAATGGAAAATAAGTTATTGGCCACTGTAGATGGTCGACCAATTACAGAATCTGACGTTCAATCTCTTCTACAAAACTTAGGACAGAACGCAGCTCAATTTAATACACCACAAGGACATGAACAATTACTAAACGAAATCATTGCTCAGGAACTTATTTATTCTGATGCAGTAGAAAATAATTTTGAAGCAGATGAAGCTTTTATAAAAACTTTAGAACAAATGAAGAAATCTTTGCTTATTCAATATGCAGCAAACAAACTAATGTCTTCTGTTGATGTAACAGATGAGGAAGCTAAAGTATTTTACGATAATAATCAAGGGAATTTCGCACAACCAAAAACAGTTAATGCCAGTCATATCTTAGTTGAGACTGAAGAAGATGCTCAAAAAGCATTAGATGAAATCAAAAACGGATTAGATTTTGCTGATGCAGCAATGAAATATTCTAATTGTCCTTCAAAGGAAAATGGTGGTGCCCTTGGAGATTTCTCTAAAGGTAAAATGGTACCTGAATTTGAAGACGCTGCTTTTGAAATGACTGTTGGTGAATTAAGTGAGCCTGTAAAAACGCAATTTGGTTATCACATCATCAAAGTAAACTCAGCAAATGAAGCAAAAGTTGGTACTTTTGAAGAAGTTAAAGATCAAGTGAAACAACAATGCCTATCTGAAAAACAACGAGAAGTTTATACCAATAAACAAAATGAACTAAAAACAAAATACACTGTAGAACTTGCTAAATAAATTAAAGCCCCTTAATGACAATAGTCGTTACGGGGCTTTAATACGTTATAAGATGCTCTATGTTTATTAAAGTTATTCTTTTAAATATGTTTTTAATTTTTTAGTAACCTCTTTTAATTCTTCTACTAACTTTAGTGCATCCACTGTATGTTCTTTATACTCCGCGGTAATAGAGCTTGCTTCCTCAGAAGTCGACATAGTTTCTTCAGAAATAGCAGATATATCATTAATAGAGTTTATTAACTTATTATTATCTTGTAAGATATTTCTAAGCATTTCATTTAGATTAACATTACTCTCTTTTACATCATTTGTATTTAATTCAATATCTTTAAATACATCTTTTGCCTCTTCTACTA
The genomic region above belongs to Natranaerovirga hydrolytica and contains:
- the mutY gene encoding A/G-specific adenine glycosylase; translation: MQTEYFYTNLIQWYKKVQRQLPWRESYQPYTVWLSEIMLQQTQVITVVDYYKRFLKAYPTIFDLSSADEDDIFKLWEGLGYYSRARNLIRCAKLIVEDYNGDFPKNKKELMKLPGIGPYTAGAILSIAYNQKEPAVDGNVMRVISRYRALNVNISEVKNKKIFEEEVQGLMGGEPRDFNQGLMELGATVCTPKNAKCTQCPVQEGCHAFANQTVYQYPVKLKKIKKQTKEMAVIILEVDQTLFITKRPNTGLMSNLWGFPVTERINLHSYVDIEAYMEEAFGLKVNVNQVEEGAKHIFTHLIWHMKLYKCTLKESSQAFKKIDYPEILWVNRSELENYAFPTAFKKVFKLI
- a CDS encoding peptidylprolyl isomerase, translated to MENKLLATVDGRPITESDVQSLLQNLGQNAAQFNTPQGHEQLLNEIIAQELIYSDAVENNFEADEAFIKTLEQMKKSLLIQYAANKLMSSVDVTDEEAKVFYDNNQGNFAQPKTVNASHILVETEEDAQKALDEIKNGLDFADAAMKYSNCPSKENGGALGDFSKGKMVPEFEDAAFEMTVGELSEPVKTQFGYHIIKVNSANEAKVGTFEEVKDQVKQQCLSEKQREVYTNKQNELKTKYTVELAK